GCTGTACTTGAATGCGCCGAGTCTTTCAAATTCTATCTCTTTTACAAAATCAAGAAGTTCCCTGAAGTCCTTTTCTGTCTCCCCGGGAAAACCAACAATAAAGGTGGTTCTTATGGTAACATCTGGTATGATTTCTCTGATTTTTTTAATTAATCCTTTATAAGCCTCTTTTGAACCTGGTCTTTTCATCAATCTCAGTATCTTATCTTCAGAATGCTGTAGCGGAATATCAAGGTATTTGCATACTTTTTTATTTGATGCTATCTCCATAAGTAGCTCATCTGTTATGCTTGCAGGATGAAGATAAAGGAGTCTTATCCAGAAATCTCCTGAAAGGGAAGAAATTTCTCTGATAAGTTCTTTTAAAGAAGGAAATTCGGGTCTGTCAAAGCCGTAGGAACTTATCTCCTGACCAACGAGGATGAGCTCTTTTGCTCCGCGGGAAATAAATTTTTCAGATTCCCTCAGTATGCTTTCAGGTTCCACACTCTTATATCTCCCCTTAATTCCGGGTATGGCACAGAAGGTGCATCTTCTTCTACAACCATCTGATATCTTGATATAGGCATAAGGTGAAAAAGGCTGAGGTATAGAGGCTCTGGCGTGGCAGAAGGATTTTACTGTTTTCTTTTTAATATATTCAACTATTCTTTCTTCTTCTCCAAGGCCGAAAAAGGCATTTACCTCTGGTAACTCCCTCTCAAGTTCCTTTTTATATCTTTTAATAAGACAGCCCATTGCTATGAGTTCTGTACCATTTTTTTTAAGACGGGAAAGCTTCAATATCTCTTCTATGGACTCTTTTTTTGCATCCTCTATGAAGCCACAGGTATTTATAACAATAAAGCTTGCCTCTGCAGGAGAATCTACTATCTCTATTCCTGCTTTTAGAAGTCTCTCCTTCAGAGCTCTTGAATCAGCAATATTTTTGGGACAGCCAAGTGTTATAACCGAAACACCATAAGTGTGGTGTATCTCTGCAGGTTTTTTATTATGAAGTAATTTATTTCGCATGTTTATTTTTCTGTCTGCTCTTTGAGAGAA
This genomic window from Thermodesulfovibrionales bacterium contains:
- the rimO gene encoding 30S ribosomal protein S12 methylthiotransferase RimO; translation: MRNKLLHNKKPAEIHHTYGVSVITLGCPKNIADSRALKERLLKAGIEIVDSPAEASFIVINTCGFIEDAKKESIEEILKLSRLKKNGTELIAMGCLIKRYKKELERELPEVNAFFGLGEEERIVEYIKKKTVKSFCHARASIPQPFSPYAYIKISDGCRRRCTFCAIPGIKGRYKSVEPESILRESEKFISRGAKELILVGQEISSYGFDRPEFPSLKELIREISSLSGDFWIRLLYLHPASITDELLMEIASNKKVCKYLDIPLQHSEDKILRLMKRPGSKEAYKGLIKKIREIIPDVTIRTTFIVGFPGETEKDFRELLDFVKEIEFERLGAFKYSREEGTVAFHLKGQISEKIKQKRYDQLMKLQANISLKKNLLLVGKKFRCLVEDVQGSTGFGRLENQAPEIDGMVIIKGKNLKPGTFIDVTVKKAYDYDLEAEA